The following coding sequences are from one Schizosaccharomyces osmophilus chromosome 1, complete sequence window:
- the rpa2 gene encoding DNA-directed RNA polymerase I complex subunit Rpa2, with product MSFHTLEREKTFKCPPTDGTSFPDLQFATKPHVQSFNALTDAGLLNLAVKEIGEKTIFDSLAQENGNLKFGNKLSFRVDEVQIAKPMLSSRERTSINRKVYPAEARERLTSYKSRLVLKLSWSVNNGPRQTEMREVGMLPIMVRSNRCHLEGLPPGELIAHKEESEEMGGYFIVNGIEKLIRMLILPKRNHPTALIRPSFANRGNSYSQYGLSIRCVRADESSLTNTLHYLNNGVTMFRFHWRKNEYLIPSMMILKALVETSDKEVFEGIVGNDLDNTFLTDRVELMLRAYKSYGLYTQTETLQYLGSKFRVVLGVAEDLTDVEVGRFLIKKVVLVHLSEPRDKFRLLLFMIRKLYALVAGECCADNPDSPQHQEILLGGFLYGQILKEKIEDWLNGIRTQINMDIRRNVPGIDFSDRKYLTKVLSKVNNDIGSKLQYFLSTGNLISNTGLDLQQATGYTVVAEKLNFYRFLSHFRMVHRGAFFAELKTTTVRKLLPEAWGFMCPVHTPDGAPCGLLNHLARKCDVITHASDVSSVPSLLLSLGVDPPSTMVHDPDWVSVQLDGKIIGWCTHRLAAHVANVLRDLKIQYAAAERNGTLTEKPKVPLDLEIGLVPPSHGGQFPGLYLFSNTARMIRPVKHIGSGELDLLGPFEQVYMDVACFPREIVPKISTHVEYSPTNVLSIVANMTPFSDFNQSPRNMYQCQMAKQTMGTPGTALRYRTDNKLYRLQTGQTPVVRPKLHNTYGMDHYPNGTNAIVAVISYTGYDMEDAMILNKSAHERGFGYGTVYKGESVDLGQKRRRGEPVVHHFGFAPGSNPRREWQQKVDADGLPYVGTMLEDGDPMVAYYDETTGQNFVESYHGTEPGFVDEVRLIGNDVGDSECQQIHIKFRITRSPIIGDKFSSRHGQKGICSQKWPAVDMPFTETGMQPDIIINPHAFPSRMTIGMFVESLAGKAGACQGLAQDSTPFIFSEQQTASDYFGEQLVKSGYNYHGNEPMYSGITGKEMQADIYIGVVYYQRLRHMVNDKFQVRTTGPIHNLTRQPIKGRKRAGGIRFGEMERDAVIGHGTSFLMQDRLMNCSDYAQSWVCRDCGSIISPMSTISMSGSGASSEVKCRACAKPATGLEDANLTWEDGTGHKFVGGSNTTLVALPSVFNYLTAELAAMNIKMMLDVK from the coding sequence ATGTCATTCCATACCTTAGAGCGAGAAAAGACATTCAAGTGTCCGCCTACGGACGGAACTAGCTTCCCAGATTTGCAATTTGCTACGAAGCCTCATGTCCAGTCCTTTAATGCACTAACGGATGCTGGATTGCTGAACCTTGCAGTCAAGGAAATCGGCGAAAAGACGATTTTTGACTCTCTTGCCCAAGAAAATGGCAATCTCAAGTTTGGAAacaagctttcttttcgcGTGGACGAGGTTCAAATTGCAAAACCCATGTTGTCAAGCAGAGAGCGTACCTCTATCAACCGTAAGGTTTATCCTGCTGAAGCAAGAGAGCGCTTGACATCTTACAAATCACGCCTTGTCCTGAAGCTATCTTGGTCCGTGAACAATGGTCCCCGACAAACCGAGATGCGTGAAGTGGGCATGTTGCCAATTATGGTCCGCTCAAACCGTTGTCATTTAGAGGGATTGCCTCCCGGTGAATTGATTGCtcataaagaagaaagtgaagaaatGGGAGGGTATTTTATAGTAAACGGAATTGAAAAGCTTATTCGTATGTTGATTCTCCCCAAGCGTAACCACCCTACCGCTCTTATCCGTCCGTCTTTCGCCAATCGTGGTAATAGTTATAGCCAGTATGGTCTTTCCATTCGTTGCGTTCGAGCCGACGAATCTAGTTTGACAAACACTCTTCATTATCTCAATAATGGTGTCACTATGTTCCGTTTCCACTGGCGCAAAAACGAATATTTGATTCCCTCCATGATGATTCTCAAAGCTTTGGTGGAAACTAGCGACAAAGAGGTTTTTGAAGGTATTGTTGGTAATGATTTGGATAACACTTTCTTAACTGATCGTGTGGAACTTATGCTTCGCGCATACAAATCCTATGGTCTCTATACACAGACTGAGACTCTTCAGTATCTCGGTAGCAAATTCCGCGTCGTCCTTGGCGTTGCTGAAGATTTAACCGACGTCGAAGTAGGTCGCTTCCTCATTAAAAAGGTAGTATTGGTTCACTTGTCCGAACCTAGGGATAAGTTTAGACTTCTGTTGTTTATGATTCGTAAATTATATGCTTTGGTTGCAGGTGAATGTTGTGCTGATAATCCAGATTCTCCTCAGCATCAGGAAATTCTTCTTGGTGGTTTCTTGTATGGTCAAATcctgaaagaaaagatagaGGATTGGCTAAACGGTATTCGCACTCAAATTAATATGGACATTCGTCGTAATGTTCCTGGTATTGATTTTTCTGATCGCAAGTATTTGACTAAAGTTTTATCCAAAGTTAATAATGATATTGGCTCGAAGCTTCAATACTTCTTGAGTACTGGTAATCTGATATCTAACACTGGTCTTGATTTACAACAGGCTACTGGCTATACTGTTGTCGCAGAAAAACTAAACTTTTACCGTTTTCTTTCACACTTCCGAATGGTTCATCGTGGTGCTTTCTTTGCTGAACTTAAGACGACCACCGTTCGTAAATTACTACCTGAAGCATGGGGCTTTATGTGTCCTGTTCATACTCCTGATGGTGCACCATGTGGCTTGCTCAATCACTTGGCTAGGAAGTGTGATGTTATCACTCATGCCTCAGATGTGAGTTCCGTTCCTTCACTTTTGTTATCATTGGGTGTGGATCCTCCTAGTACGATGGTTCATGACCCTGACTGGGTAAGTGTTCAGTTAGATGGTAAAATCATTGGCTGGTGTACGCATAGATTAGCTGCACATGTTGCCAACGTTTTGCGGGACTTGAAGATTCAATATGCTGCTGCTGAACGCAACGGAACTTTGACTGAGAAGCCCAAGGTACCCTTGGATTTAGAAATCGGTTTGGTCCCTCCTTCTCATGGTGGTCAATTCCCCGGTTTGTATTTGTTTAGCAATACCGCTCGTATGATCCGCCCGGTCAAGCACATCGGAAGTGGTGAATTGGATTTGCTCGGTCCATTTGAACAAGTCTATATGGATGTTGCCTGTTTTCCGAGAGAAATCGTTCCAAAGATTTCAACTCACGTTGAATATTCTCCTACAAATGTACTTTCAATTGTTGCAAACATGACCCCTTTCTCTGACTTTAACCAGTCTCCCCGTAACATGTATCAATGTCAGATGGCTAAGCAAACAATGGGTACTCCTGGAACTGCTTTACGCTATCGTACAGATAACAAGCTATATCGCTTGCAAACCGGTCAAACACCTGTTGTTCGTCCCAAGTTGCATAATACATACGGAATGGATCACTATCCTAACGGTACTAATGCAATCGTTGCTGTCATCTCTTATACCGGTTATGATATGGAAGATGCaatgattttgaataaGTCAGCTCATGAGCGTGGTTTCGGTTATGGTACCGTTTATAAAGGAGAATCTGTCGATTTAGGCCAAAAGCGTAGACGTGGTGAGCCTGTTGTGCACCACTTTGGATTTGCCCCTGGTTCTAATCCTCGTCGTGAATGGCAGCAGAAGGTTGATGCTGATGGTCTCCCATATGTCGGTACAATGCTTGAAGATGGCGATCCTATGGTTGCTTACTACGATGAAACAACTGGTCAAAACTTCGTAGAAAGTTATCATGGTACTGAGCCTGGCTTTGTGGATGAAGTCCGTCTGATTGGTAATGATGTTGGTGATTCTGAATGCCAGCAGATTCACATCAAGTTCCGTATTACCCGCAGTCCCATTATTGGTGATAAGTTCTCTTCTAGACACGGTCAAAAGGGTATTTGCTCCCAAAAATGGCCTGCTGTTGACATGCCTTTTACTGAAACTGGTATGCAGCCAGATATTATCATTAATCCTCATGCATTCCCATCGCGTATGACAATCGGTATGTTTGTTGAGAGTTTGGCTGGTAAAGCTGGTGCTTGTCAAGGTCTTGCTCAAGATAGTACACCATTTATTTTCTCTGAGCAACAAACAGCTTCGGACTATTTTGGTGAACAATTGGTAAAATCTGGCTATAACTATCACGGAAATGAGCCCATGTACAGTGGTATTACCGGTAAGGAAATGCAGGCTGATATTTATATTGGTGTTGTTTACTACCAACGTCTTCGTCACATGGTGAACGATAAATTCCAGGTTCGTACTACCGGTCCTATTCATAACCTAACACGCCAGCCTATTAAAGGTCGTAAGCGTGCTGGTGGTATCCGTTTCGGTGAAATGGAACGTGATGCTGTTATTGGTCACGGAACATCATTCTTGATGCAAGATCGTTTGATGAACTGTTCAGATTATGCTCAGAGTTGGGTTTGTCGTGACTGTGGCTCTATCATCTCTCCTATGTCTACGATTTCTATGAGTGGCAGTGGAGCCTCTTCAGAAGTTAAATGCCGTGCTTGTGCTAAACCAGCCACTGGTTTAGAAGATGCCAATTTGACATGGGAAGATGGTACTGGACACAAATTTGTTGGAGGAAGTAACACTACCCTTGTTGCACTTCCCAGTGTGTTCAATTATCTTACCGCCGAGCTTGCAGCTATGAACATTAAGATGATGCTAGACGTGAAGTAA